ATATTATTCCTTTTGTTTTTATGCTTCAGCCTCCGTAAGGAAAAATGATTCCTTTTTGCTTTTGACGTCGACCATCGGCTCCTTTAAAAGGAACAACAGCCACCTTTAATCGATTTATGTTCGGCAAAGTGCATTGCCTTTAGCTCTTATAAAGGAATCATCGGCCATAAACAATGAGCAAAGTGACACGCTTGATTAGATACGTATTGGTTATTTGCATCATTCGTCTCTTATAAAGTCTACAACATTTAACACTCTCTTGTATCCCTTACATTTAGTACTTCCAACATAGACCATTTAATTTAGTTCAAGTTCTCGTACGTTGTCATTCACAAGTTGATATAATGTTCACTCATGTTGATATGCAATTCAAGTCTGGTTCAATAGTCGAAAACTTGTTTTGCTATACGATTCAACATTTATACAACCAAAAAAAATTCCTTTTTCCATTGTTGATCTGATACAAATTGGCTTTATATCTACACATCTCTCCAAAGTTATTCGGAGGATTACAGCTAGCATTACGGGACGGCTTCTATGTTTTGGACCTCATTGACGCCATTTTGTACGGTCATCACCCTCCGATCTGATCTGCACTGTCACGCACCAGAAAAGCGTCCGTCCATCTTCGTGTCACGAATCACGATGTCATCGAACGATCACTCCTACGGTACAGATCGTTGCCCCTGGTCCAATGCCGCCGCGCAAACCAGCCACCAAACAGCCACGAGGACTTCGCCGCCTCGATCTCCTCTGCATCTATTCGGGAATGACGCTCAGATCCGGCGCAAACTTGCCCCCTCCGCCACCTCCCGTCCTCGTCCTCCGCCCCTTCTCTTCCTCGGCCGTCCCCGCAGGGAACACCAGCGGTGCCACGGCGCCCACCAGCGCGGCGCTCGCCTTCACCGCGAGCGCCGCGAGCTCCTCGGCGTGGAGCGGGCGGCTTAGCATTTTGCGCGGGAGCACGAAGTAGAGCTGCCCCGGGCGGAGCTCTTCGTGCGCGCCCACCGTTGAGACGAGCCCCTCGAACTCCATCCCGTCCGCGTCGCACACGAAGAAGCGGGCGGCGTCCTTCCCCAGCACGCGCAAGGCCGTCACGGGCCGCGTATACTCCCGGAGCCCACCGTCGGGGAGGATCACCTTCGCCGTCCCGGACGCTGCCGCCACCACGGCCGCCGCCTCGCTCGACACGCACGCCCCCATTGCCGCCCGAGTGGTATGCCAAAACGCCGGTCTCTTTCGTTCTATTGGAGATGACACGATGGCCTATGGGGGAGGCGAGTTTAAGTATACGGAGAGCGGGGCGTGTCGCCGGCTACTACTTTGTCGTGTAGCGATCTGATGACAGCCTGTGGGTCGCACGTTGGTATGCGGAATTGAGCTTGTCGATTGTGGATTGTCCAAAGTACCCTCCAAAATAGGAGATCTCATTCACGTTTGAGGCCATTTTAGTCAATTAACCGACAGCAAGATTCTCGATGCCTCGCTTGGATCGGTATACCCGAGACAAAGCATCATAGGGAGGTGAATGCACCACGTGGCTTCGGAGGTCGCCGCATGATTGCTTGATTTAAATCATCGACTCCGCTGTCCCCCCACCCACCGCCGCTTCTGTTCTTTGTCGCGGCACCAAGTATCGGGGATCCTACGTGCGCCCGGTGACACCGGACACAGCTCGTCATCCCTGCTTCGTACTCGATCTCGAAGTTCCTGTTGCTTTGGCCAATGGGGGGATGGCGAATTCTCCTGGGGGGTGCTGGGGACAAAACAGGTGTGAGCTCGCGGTCCGTGGGCTTGCTGTTTCGGGTCCAGTTCCAATTGGAATCAAGTTCAAGTCGATCATCATCGTCGTAAGCACACATGAAACTTTTTGCGTTCTCACAATACTCTGCATAATCGACATGATTAGTGTTGATATGGAGTGCACCATCAATCAATTATCATCTGATATATAATTCTCGTATGATGTCTAGggtaaaaagaaaatataagagtcactatctatctatctacccACGTACCTAAATGTCCCCCT
Above is a genomic segment from Musa acuminata AAA Group cultivar baxijiao chromosome BXJ3-4, Cavendish_Baxijiao_AAA, whole genome shotgun sequence containing:
- the LOC135635208 gene encoding uncharacterized protein LOC135635208; amino-acid sequence: MGACVSSEAAAVVAAASGTAKVILPDGGLREYTRPVTALRVLGKDAARFFVCDADGMEFEGLVSTVGAHEELRPGQLYFVLPRKMLSRPLHAEELAALAVKASAALVGAVAPLVFPAGTAEEEKGRRTRTGGGGGGKFAPDLSVIPE